The following coding sequences lie in one Mangifera indica cultivar Alphonso unplaced genomic scaffold, CATAS_Mindica_2.1 Un_0060, whole genome shotgun sequence genomic window:
- the LOC123207114 gene encoding cell number regulator 1-like isoform X1, with protein sequence MYPPPSYDNAKYSQGYQPDAMNIRPRQPFPPSNLATGTRWSTSLCHCCDDPANCLITCFCPCVTFGQIAEIVNKGAVSCAASGAVYGLLLGFVGSSCLYSCFYRSRLRGQYDLEEAPCADCLTHFCCEPCALCQEYRELKNRGFDMGIGWQANMDRQNRGITIAPVVGGMSR encoded by the exons atgtatcctCCTCCATCTTATGACAATGCTAAATATTCACAAGGGTATCAACCAGATGCCATGAACATCCGTCCTAGACAACCCTTCCCTCCTTCCAATCTTGCAACCGGAACACGGTGGTCGACCAGTCTCTGTCACTGTTGTGATGACCCAGCAAACTGCTTGATTACTTGCTTTTGTCCTTGTGTTACGTTTGGGCAGATTGCTGAGATAGTTAACAAGGGTGCCGTAT CTTGTGCAGCTAGTGGTGCAGTTTATGGGCTTCTTCTGGGCTTTGTGGGCTCATCTTGCTTGTACTCATGTTTCTACCGTTCAAGATTAAGAGGGCAATATGACTTGGAGGAGGCACCATGTGCCGATTGCTTAACTCACTTCTGCTGTGAACCATGTGCTCTTTGTCAAGAGTATAGAGAGCTCAAGAACCGTGGTTTTGATATGGGTATTG GTTGGCAGGCAAACATGGATAGACAAAACAGGGGAATCACAATTGCTCCTGTTGTTGGAGGAATGTCCCGATGA
- the LOC123207114 gene encoding cell number regulator 1-like isoform X2 yields the protein MYPPPSYDNAKYSQGYQPDAMNIRPRQPFPPSNLATGTRWSTSLCHCCDDPANCLITCFCPCVTFGQIAEIVNKGAVSSGAVYGLLLGFVGSSCLYSCFYRSRLRGQYDLEEAPCADCLTHFCCEPCALCQEYRELKNRGFDMGIGWQANMDRQNRGITIAPVVGGMSR from the exons atgtatcctCCTCCATCTTATGACAATGCTAAATATTCACAAGGGTATCAACCAGATGCCATGAACATCCGTCCTAGACAACCCTTCCCTCCTTCCAATCTTGCAACCGGAACACGGTGGTCGACCAGTCTCTGTCACTGTTGTGATGACCCAGCAAACTGCTTGATTACTTGCTTTTGTCCTTGTGTTACGTTTGGGCAGATTGCTGAGATAGTTAACAAGGGTGCCGTAT CTAGTGGTGCAGTTTATGGGCTTCTTCTGGGCTTTGTGGGCTCATCTTGCTTGTACTCATGTTTCTACCGTTCAAGATTAAGAGGGCAATATGACTTGGAGGAGGCACCATGTGCCGATTGCTTAACTCACTTCTGCTGTGAACCATGTGCTCTTTGTCAAGAGTATAGAGAGCTCAAGAACCGTGGTTTTGATATGGGTATTG GTTGGCAGGCAAACATGGATAGACAAAACAGGGGAATCACAATTGCTCCTGTTGTTGGAGGAATGTCCCGATGA